The following proteins come from a genomic window of Tepidiforma thermophila:
- a CDS encoding DUF951 domain-containing protein translates to MDVDLAEGDVVRMKRQHPCGGWEWRIYRVGADIGIECLTCGRRVLLERRKFESRVKGRARHAD, encoded by the coding sequence ATGGACGTTGACCTCGCCGAGGGCGACGTTGTCCGGATGAAGCGCCAGCATCCCTGCGGCGGCTGGGAATGGCGAATATACCGTGTCGGCGCCGATATCGGCATCGAGTGCCTCACCTGCGGACGTCGCGTCCTCCTCGAGCGGAGAAAGTTCGAGAGCAGGGTCAAGGGGCGTGCCCGCCATGCGGACTGA
- a CDS encoding MFS transporter, translating into MRTETVGHPAVPLWQQRPFRMLSYTRFSSRVAQNALNFGLVLLITEETGRAVYTSLLVLALVVPSTVAGIVAGTAADILPKRLIVVLADVARVLICLAFLREGGSTLSYYAFAVLLATTSQFAGTAESAILPAIVRKDDLARANAISQAVGGAAQAIGLGVVTPVVLRLIESRDALFALGAGLFAIAAVQALLIGSTAAPARREVGGEPGGRWWTAGWRAMRSDRAVLHAAVELTLISATVIILSGLIPTYITDVLGVRIDFGAIVLLPAVIGVAAGLRIAGLLARRVPHSLLSSSGFIVFVTCLGLLAIVNQLAAFLGGFGLFAWLNNVSIGRFDGGGVLAMAVMLPLGFAYAVVSVAAQTVIDDRVPLTLRGRVGATQAAMAAVASSIPVVAAGALSDVIGVGPVFAIVALAIGAVAVANLRSGRGADSGPRLAALSHR; encoded by the coding sequence ATGCGGACTGAGACCGTCGGACACCCGGCAGTCCCGCTGTGGCAGCAGCGTCCGTTCCGGATGCTCAGCTACACCCGGTTCTCATCCCGGGTCGCCCAAAACGCCCTGAACTTCGGTCTCGTGCTCCTCATCACCGAGGAGACCGGGCGAGCGGTGTACACCTCGCTCCTCGTGCTCGCCCTGGTTGTCCCCTCGACAGTCGCCGGGATCGTGGCCGGCACAGCAGCCGATATCCTCCCCAAACGGCTCATCGTCGTCCTTGCCGATGTCGCCCGCGTGCTCATCTGCCTGGCCTTCCTGCGCGAGGGCGGCAGCACGCTCAGCTACTACGCCTTCGCCGTCCTGCTCGCCACGACGTCGCAATTCGCGGGCACAGCCGAAAGCGCGATCCTCCCGGCTATTGTCCGCAAAGACGACCTCGCCCGCGCCAATGCCATTAGCCAGGCCGTCGGTGGTGCTGCCCAGGCAATCGGCCTCGGGGTCGTGACACCGGTGGTGCTTCGCCTGATTGAATCGCGCGATGCCCTCTTCGCTCTCGGTGCAGGCCTCTTCGCCATTGCCGCCGTCCAGGCGCTGCTGATCGGAAGCACGGCCGCGCCTGCGCGTCGCGAGGTCGGTGGGGAGCCCGGCGGCCGCTGGTGGACTGCAGGCTGGCGCGCGATGCGTAGCGACCGCGCCGTACTGCACGCCGCCGTTGAGCTGACGCTCATCTCCGCGACCGTCATCATCCTGAGCGGCCTTATCCCGACGTATATCACCGACGTCCTCGGCGTCCGCATTGACTTTGGCGCCATCGTCCTGCTGCCCGCAGTAATCGGTGTTGCCGCCGGGTTGCGGATTGCGGGCCTGCTCGCCCGGCGCGTGCCGCACTCGCTGCTCAGCAGCTCCGGATTCATCGTCTTCGTCACCTGCCTTGGCCTGCTGGCCATTGTCAACCAGCTCGCCGCATTCCTCGGCGGCTTCGGTCTCTTCGCCTGGCTGAATAACGTCTCCATCGGCCGGTTCGATGGTGGCGGCGTATTAGCCATGGCAGTCATGCTGCCGCTCGGATTCGCCTACGCAGTCGTGTCGGTCGCCGCCCAGACCGTCATTGATGACCGGGTCCCCCTGACCCTTCGGGGTCGGGTCGGCGCAACACAGGCGGCCATGGCCGCGGTCGCCTCATCGATTCCCGTTGTAGCGGCCGGCGCCTTAAGCGACGTCATCGGCGTCGGGCCCGTCTTCGCCATCGTGGCGCTCGCGATCGGCGCCGTCGCCGTAGCGAACCTCCGCAGCGGCAGGGGAGCCGACAGCGGGCCGCGGCTGGCCGCCCTTTCGCATCGTTGA
- a CDS encoding bifunctional nuclease family protein produces the protein MRELSIESIRLSLMNYQRVVILREKDSDRYLPIWIGPAEADAIAVRLQDVAVARPLTHDLLRNMIEQLGARVAYIVVNDLENDTFYARIVLDVNGRTLEVDSRPSDAIALAVRVDAPIFAEESVLDRAGVILEENDESEERSAPSRPLEETKPADPEELEKLGVFKEFIEGLDLDDLGKR, from the coding sequence ATGAGAGAGCTGAGCATCGAAAGCATCAGGCTGAGCCTCATGAACTACCAGCGCGTCGTCATCCTTCGCGAGAAGGACTCAGACCGCTACCTCCCTATCTGGATTGGGCCCGCCGAAGCCGACGCCATCGCCGTCCGCCTCCAGGATGTCGCAGTGGCCCGGCCCCTCACGCATGACCTGCTCCGGAATATGATCGAGCAGCTCGGCGCCCGCGTTGCCTATATCGTCGTCAACGACCTCGAGAACGACACCTTCTACGCGCGGATCGTCCTCGACGTGAACGGCCGAACGCTCGAAGTCGACAGCCGACCCTCAGATGCGATCGCGCTTGCCGTCCGGGTGGATGCGCCGATATTCGCTGAAGAGTCCGTGCTCGACCGCGCCGGAGTGATCCTCGAGGAGAATGACGAGAGCGAAGAGCGGTCAGCGCCGTCCCGCCCGCTCGAAGAGACGAAACCGGCCGACCCCGAGGAGCTCGAAAAGCTGGGCGTCTTCAAGGAGTTCATCGAGGGGCTTGACCTCGATGACCTCGGCAAGCGCTAG
- a CDS encoding AtpZ/AtpI family protein → MNRWLVPAASLLGAGWFFATAVILGVVIGRWADDRTGLEPTFTLIGIVIGLAVALIGGYRMLQPLMGRLGDEPPE, encoded by the coding sequence ATGAACAGGTGGCTCGTTCCTGCAGCCAGCCTGCTCGGAGCCGGGTGGTTCTTCGCGACCGCCGTTATCCTCGGGGTGGTCATCGGCCGGTGGGCCGATGACCGGACCGGCCTCGAGCCCACATTCACGCTCATCGGGATTGTCATCGGCTTAGCTGTTGCACTCATCGGCGGCTACCGTATGCTCCAGCCCCTGATGGGCCGGCTCGGCGACGAGCCACCGGAGTGA
- a CDS encoding F0F1 ATP synthase subunit A: MKIILIAVVVLAVLATGFFVAAGPEPHIVIPGEVVWKVGFMPITSTLMASWLAMAVLILGTFLMTRSMKLIPSGAQNFIESIIEFLYGQVEEIAGEKNTRRFFPVVGTFFLFILVANWIALTPIFKSIGWTKDYGHEIFHEIQEKAEKGKVFDKNKHFLAWQMEDAGGVGVAAPGARTFKFEIHEGDDPADVVDRYIVALAEFYTDFEAQSDAAHGEGHASREDVEAAFAALQADPKAPKFIAADKDAHAKDGEKHHGVTSHALGVTFTALEFPGDKIALVYPFFRAAFSELNNTLALAIFAFLAIEFWGFQSLGIGYLGKFFISPLKNPVLTFVGLLELISEFIRIISFSFRLFGNIFAGGVLLLILTFLAPFVAPLGIYGLELFVGLIQAIVFSLLLLVFAVGAVEHHGDEEHHDGDHHGGEGHETAHHLEPGAVQAH; this comes from the coding sequence TTGAAGATCATCCTCATCGCTGTCGTCGTCCTTGCGGTCCTTGCGACCGGCTTTTTCGTCGCGGCGGGGCCCGAACCCCACATCGTCATCCCTGGCGAGGTGGTGTGGAAGGTCGGCTTCATGCCAATAACCTCCACCCTAATGGCGTCGTGGCTGGCGATGGCCGTCCTCATCCTCGGCACCTTCCTCATGACGCGGAGCATGAAGCTCATCCCCTCCGGTGCCCAGAACTTTATCGAATCCATCATCGAATTCCTCTACGGTCAGGTTGAAGAAATCGCCGGTGAGAAGAACACCCGGCGCTTTTTCCCCGTCGTCGGCACCTTTTTCCTGTTCATTCTCGTAGCCAACTGGATCGCTCTGACGCCGATTTTTAAATCCATCGGCTGGACCAAGGATTACGGTCACGAAATCTTCCACGAAATTCAGGAGAAAGCCGAGAAGGGAAAGGTTTTCGACAAGAATAAGCATTTCCTCGCCTGGCAGATGGAGGATGCCGGTGGTGTCGGAGTCGCCGCGCCCGGCGCCAGGACCTTCAAGTTCGAAATTCACGAAGGCGACGACCCAGCTGACGTCGTGGACCGGTACATCGTGGCCCTCGCCGAGTTCTACACGGACTTCGAGGCGCAGTCCGATGCTGCGCATGGCGAGGGGCACGCCTCCAGGGAGGATGTGGAGGCGGCATTCGCCGCGCTCCAGGCGGACCCGAAGGCTCCCAAGTTCATCGCCGCGGACAAGGACGCGCACGCGAAGGACGGCGAGAAACACCACGGCGTAACCAGCCATGCGCTGGGCGTCACCTTCACCGCCCTCGAATTCCCGGGCGACAAAATTGCGCTAGTGTACCCGTTCTTCCGCGCAGCTTTCAGTGAGCTGAACAATACCCTTGCTCTTGCAATCTTCGCTTTCCTTGCAATCGAATTCTGGGGGTTCCAGTCGCTCGGCATCGGCTACCTCGGCAAGTTCTTCATCAGCCCGTTGAAGAACCCGGTTCTCACATTTGTCGGACTCCTTGAGCTGATCTCAGAGTTCATCCGCATTATCAGCTTCTCATTCCGTCTTTTCGGCAACATCTTCGCCGGCGGTGTTCTGTTGCTGATCCTGACATTCCTGGCGCCGTTCGTCGCTCCGCTCGGCATTTATGGGCTCGAGCTGTTCGTCGGCCTCATCCAGGCGATCGTCTTCTCCCTCCTGCTCCTCGTCTTCGCTGTCGGCGCTGTGGAGCATCACGGTGATGAGGAGCACCACGACGGCGACCACCACGGAGGAGAGGGGCATGAGACCGCGCACCACCTTGAACCGGGGGCAGTCCAGGCGCACTAA
- a CDS encoding ATP synthase F0 subunit C, translating to MNLLSYLPFLVILETDAAKAIGAALAMAVGGIAPALAIGNLAGKAMEALGRNPEARAAIQTNMILAVAFAEAIGIYALLSALIIAFVI from the coding sequence ATGAACCTTCTCAGCTACCTGCCGTTCCTCGTCATCCTTGAGACCGACGCGGCGAAGGCCATCGGCGCAGCGCTCGCCATGGCGGTCGGTGGCATCGCCCCCGCGCTCGCAATCGGCAATTTGGCTGGCAAGGCCATGGAAGCCCTTGGCCGCAATCCAGAGGCCCGCGCGGCAATCCAGACGAATATGATCCTGGCGGTCGCGTTCGCCGAAGCCATCGGCATCTACGCGCTCCTCTCCGCGCTCATCATCGCGTTCGTCATCTAG
- the atpF gene encoding F0F1 ATP synthase subunit B, which produces MGEAFSALGISVPLLVAQLVNFSILLVILRFTLYRPVLRMLDERKQRIAEGLNAAEIARREAASAQANIQAQLEAARKEGQEIVANAQAIATRIETEAKEQAAREREAALEKARNEIQLERDRAIAELRREFAAITVAAAEKVINQSLDPQAHQRVIEETLAESRFSGN; this is translated from the coding sequence ATGGGCGAGGCATTTTCCGCCCTCGGTATCAGCGTCCCGCTCCTCGTAGCCCAGCTGGTCAATTTCTCCATCCTGCTGGTCATCCTGCGGTTTACCCTCTACCGGCCTGTCCTGCGGATGCTCGACGAGCGGAAGCAGCGAATTGCCGAGGGGCTCAACGCCGCTGAGATCGCGAGGCGCGAGGCAGCGTCTGCGCAGGCCAACATCCAGGCGCAGCTCGAGGCCGCCCGGAAGGAGGGCCAGGAGATCGTTGCGAACGCTCAGGCGATCGCGACGCGCATCGAGACCGAGGCAAAGGAGCAGGCCGCACGCGAGCGCGAGGCCGCCCTTGAGAAGGCCCGCAACGAAATCCAGCTCGAACGGGACCGGGCTATTGCCGAGCTCCGCCGGGAATTCGCCGCCATCACCGTCGCCGCGGCGGAAAAGGTCATCAACCAGTCGCTCGACCCCCAGGCTCACCAGCGTGTCATCGAAGAAACGCTGGCCGAGTCCCGGTTCAGCGGGAACTGA
- the atpH gene encoding ATP synthase F1 subunit delta, translating into MANVAAARRYAQAAFELARDRGEVSAWRSEVNDVATVLSESQLAPMLADPKIPLEQKFAALERVLVVSPLVMNLAKLLVQKGRSLDARAVADAFNRLADDYEGIAHAEVTTAVELPAERVASIERQLSERFGKKVIATTKVDPTIIGGAIIRVGDRLIDGSIRTRLKLLRRELEGAR; encoded by the coding sequence ATGGCGAACGTCGCTGCGGCACGGCGTTACGCACAGGCTGCCTTCGAACTCGCCCGCGACCGCGGCGAAGTTTCGGCCTGGCGGTCGGAGGTCAACGATGTCGCCACGGTGCTGAGTGAATCCCAGCTCGCACCCATGCTCGCCGACCCGAAAATCCCGCTAGAGCAAAAGTTTGCGGCCCTCGAGCGTGTCCTGGTCGTCTCGCCGCTGGTCATGAACCTGGCGAAACTACTGGTGCAGAAGGGGAGGTCACTCGACGCCCGCGCCGTGGCCGATGCCTTCAACCGGCTCGCCGACGACTACGAGGGCATCGCCCATGCCGAAGTCACCACGGCTGTCGAGCTGCCGGCCGAACGCGTCGCCTCGATCGAGCGCCAGCTCAGCGAACGGTTCGGGAAAAAGGTCATCGCGACGACAAAGGTGGACCCGACCATCATCGGGGGCGCCATCATCCGTGTCGGCGACCGCCTTATCGATGGAAGCATCCGGACGCGGCTCAAGCTGCTGCGTCGTGAACTGGAGGGTGCCCGGTGA
- the atpA gene encoding F0F1 ATP synthase subunit alpha, giving the protein MAVRAEEIASILREQIEHFGSKVTATDVGTVIEAGDGVVRIHGLSGAMYSELLEFANGTMGIALNLEEESVSAVILGDYSGIKEGDEVRSTGRVIEVPVGDALIGRVVDPLGNPIDGKGPINTTKTRPVERIAPGVTLRKSVSVPVQTGIKAIDAMFPIGRGQRELIIGDRSTGKTAIALDTIINQKGGDLICIYVAIGQKAAKVAQVVGMLEEYGAMEHTIVVAANASESAALQYLAPYAGCAMGEEFMESGRDALIVYDDLSKHAWAYRQMSLLLRRPPGREAYPGDVFYLHSRLLERAARLEKGGSLSALPIIETQANDVSAYIPTNVISITDGQIYLETDLFNAGIRPAINTGLSVSRVGSAAQTKAMKAVSAGLKAEMSQYRELAAFAQFGTSDLDAATRRQLERGQRATEILKQDQFQPLSLAEEVFVIYALTSGMLDDVPVPKIRSFENELRKYLASNEKALMDEIQANPVMTPELQERITNVIKTFKETVPY; this is encoded by the coding sequence ATGGCAGTTCGCGCTGAAGAAATCGCGTCCATCCTTCGCGAGCAAATCGAACACTTTGGTTCGAAGGTCACCGCCACCGACGTCGGCACCGTCATCGAAGCCGGCGACGGCGTCGTTCGGATCCACGGGCTCTCAGGAGCGATGTACTCCGAGCTGCTCGAGTTCGCGAACGGGACGATGGGTATCGCGCTGAACCTGGAAGAGGAATCGGTCAGCGCCGTAATTCTTGGCGACTACTCGGGCATCAAAGAAGGCGATGAAGTTCGCTCCACCGGCCGCGTCATCGAGGTGCCGGTCGGCGATGCGCTCATCGGGCGAGTAGTCGACCCGCTCGGCAACCCGATCGACGGCAAGGGGCCCATCAATACGACGAAGACACGCCCCGTTGAGCGCATCGCGCCTGGTGTAACCCTCCGGAAGAGCGTCTCGGTCCCGGTGCAGACAGGCATTAAGGCGATCGACGCGATGTTCCCAATCGGCCGCGGCCAGCGTGAGCTCATTATCGGCGACCGCTCCACCGGTAAGACCGCGATCGCGCTGGATACGATCATCAACCAAAAGGGCGGCGACCTCATTTGCATCTACGTTGCGATTGGGCAGAAAGCGGCCAAGGTCGCCCAGGTCGTCGGCATGCTCGAAGAGTACGGCGCGATGGAGCACACCATCGTCGTCGCCGCCAATGCCTCCGAGTCGGCCGCGCTCCAGTACCTCGCCCCGTATGCCGGGTGTGCCATGGGCGAGGAGTTCATGGAATCGGGCCGCGACGCGCTGATCGTCTATGACGACCTGAGCAAGCACGCCTGGGCGTACCGCCAGATGTCCCTTCTCCTGCGCCGGCCGCCTGGCCGCGAGGCGTACCCGGGCGACGTCTTTTACCTCCACAGCCGCCTCCTCGAGCGGGCGGCTCGTCTTGAGAAGGGTGGTTCGCTCAGCGCACTGCCAATCATCGAGACGCAGGCAAACGACGTCTCGGCCTACATCCCGACAAACGTCATTTCCATCACGGACGGCCAGATTTACCTCGAAACGGACCTCTTCAACGCCGGCATCCGGCCCGCGATCAACACCGGTCTTTCGGTGAGCCGCGTCGGTTCGGCGGCCCAGACGAAGGCGATGAAGGCGGTCTCCGCAGGCCTCAAGGCCGAGATGTCGCAGTACCGGGAGCTCGCCGCTTTCGCCCAGTTCGGCACCAGCGATCTCGACGCCGCCACCCGCCGCCAGCTCGAGCGCGGCCAGCGCGCCACCGAGATCCTCAAGCAGGACCAGTTCCAGCCGCTGAGCCTCGCTGAGGAAGTCTTCGTGATTTACGCCCTCACGAGCGGCATGTTGGACGATGTGCCGGTCCCGAAAATCCGCTCCTTCGAGAACGAGCTTCGCAAGTACCTTGCGAGCAACGAGAAGGCGCTCATGGACGAAATCCAGGCGAACCCGGTGATGACGCCCGAACTGCAGGAGCGCATCACGAACGTCATCAAGACCTTCAAGGAGACGGTGCCGTACTAG
- the atpG gene encoding ATP synthase F1 subunit gamma: MATIRQLRRRIQSVKNTAKITNALQLVAASKMRRAQDRALQARPYAEKLRTVIAGLAAATVDPEKPAHPLLVTREVKNIALLHITPDRGLCGGLNSNLNRSAGTFVATQREPVEVIAVGKKGRDFFIRARVNVIAEFTDLGDYPGQAQVAPIARLVIDDYLAGLFDRVYVSYPEFVSTATQRPVIRQLLPIEPPRMEEDEAGASTFAQDFIFEPSPDRVLAQLLPRYVEMQIYEAVLQNAASFQSAQMVAMKNATDNANEITRDLTLTYNKARQEQITKELLDIVGGAAALEG, from the coding sequence ATGGCCACCATCCGGCAGCTCCGACGACGCATCCAGAGCGTCAAGAACACGGCGAAGATCACGAACGCGCTGCAGCTCGTCGCTGCCTCTAAGATGCGTCGCGCCCAGGACCGCGCGCTCCAGGCCAGGCCGTACGCCGAGAAGCTGCGGACCGTCATTGCCGGCCTCGCGGCCGCGACCGTCGACCCGGAAAAACCGGCACATCCGCTCCTCGTCACCCGCGAAGTCAAGAACATCGCGCTCCTGCACATCACGCCCGACCGCGGCCTCTGCGGTGGCCTGAATTCAAACCTCAACCGGAGCGCGGGTACCTTCGTTGCGACTCAGCGCGAGCCTGTCGAAGTCATCGCCGTCGGCAAGAAGGGCCGCGACTTCTTCATCCGCGCCCGCGTCAACGTCATCGCAGAGTTCACGGACCTCGGCGACTATCCCGGCCAGGCGCAGGTCGCGCCCATCGCACGGCTCGTGATCGACGACTACCTCGCCGGCCTGTTCGACCGCGTCTACGTGAGCTACCCCGAGTTTGTCTCGACGGCCACGCAGCGGCCGGTCATCCGTCAGCTGCTGCCAATCGAGCCGCCGCGCATGGAGGAGGACGAGGCGGGCGCGTCGACGTTCGCCCAGGATTTCATCTTCGAGCCGTCGCCTGACCGGGTGCTTGCCCAGCTGCTGCCGCGCTACGTCGAGATGCAAATTTACGAAGCGGTGCTCCAGAACGCCGCCAGCTTCCAGAGCGCGCAGATGGTTGCGATGAAGAACGCGACGGACAACGCAAATGAAATCACCCGTGACCTGACGCTCACCTACAACAAGGCACGCCAGGAGCAGATCACCAAGGAGCTGCTCGACATCGTCGGCGGCGCCGCCGCGCTGGAGGGTTGA
- a CDS encoding HAD family hydrolase: MTLAGFAAVIFDMDGVLVDGEPLHFRAVNELLAEEGLSISLEAYKPYMGTKTGWRDMARDLGLRRPLDGYSALYREIMLEKYRSEAEPLPGAVELVRALQRAGVPLAVASSSIQPWVEACLARIGLLDAFSVVVTGSDVAEGKPDPAIYALTARRLEVPPARCLAFEDAPAGILSARAAGMTVWAVRTPYTRGLPLPDPDREFESLTQVDLGLLTGAAA; encoded by the coding sequence TTGACACTGGCCGGGTTTGCAGCGGTCATCTTCGATATGGACGGCGTCCTCGTGGACGGCGAGCCGCTGCATTTCCGCGCTGTCAACGAGCTCCTCGCCGAAGAGGGCCTCTCCATCTCCCTCGAAGCGTACAAGCCGTACATGGGAACCAAGACAGGCTGGCGGGATATGGCGCGCGACCTCGGGCTGCGCCGGCCGCTCGATGGATACTCGGCTCTCTACCGCGAGATCATGCTGGAGAAGTACCGCTCAGAAGCGGAACCGCTGCCGGGCGCCGTCGAATTGGTCCGCGCGCTGCAGCGGGCTGGCGTGCCGCTCGCAGTTGCCTCGTCTTCGATTCAGCCCTGGGTCGAAGCCTGCCTCGCGCGAATTGGCCTGCTCGACGCCTTCTCGGTAGTGGTGACCGGCAGCGATGTCGCGGAAGGGAAGCCCGACCCGGCGATTTATGCGCTCACTGCCCGACGACTCGAGGTCCCACCGGCACGCTGCCTGGCGTTCGAAGATGCGCCCGCAGGCATCCTCTCGGCACGCGCTGCCGGCATGACGGTCTGGGCCGTTCGCACCCCGTACACCCGAGGGCTGCCGCTCCCCGACCCCGACCGGGAATTCGAATCGCTGACCCAGGTCGACCTGGGACTTCTCACGGGGGCTGCCGCATGA
- the atpD gene encoding F0F1 ATP synthase subunit beta, which produces MTATEGRVVQIIGTVIDVEFPPDRLPALFNAVNIIREDGSVLVTEVQQHLGNNWVRCLAMDSTDGLRRGVRAVDTGAPISVPVGPKALGRMFNVLGQPIDDLPAPDDAPRWPIHRDPPTFEEQETAPSVLETGIKVIDLIAPLVRGGKVGLYGGAGVGKTVVIQELISNIAREHGGYSVFAGVGERSREGNDLWHEMKESGVLAKMAMVFGQMNEPPGVRLRVALTGLTMAEYFRDEEGRDVLFFVDNIYRYTLAGMEVSALLGRMPSAVGYQPTLATEMGELEERITSTKKGSITSFQAIYVPADDYTDPGVATTFGHLDAVVALERSLAEQALFPAMDPLASFSRALEPRVVGQEHYEVARGVQRVLQRYKDLQDIIAILGIDELSDEDKLTVARARKIQRFLTQPFFVAEQFTGNPGQYVPVRETVRGFKEILEGKHDGLPEQAFYMVGNIDSAVEKGRRLAQE; this is translated from the coding sequence ATGACTGCTACCGAAGGTCGCGTTGTCCAAATCATCGGTACCGTTATCGACGTCGAGTTCCCGCCTGACCGTCTCCCGGCGCTCTTCAACGCGGTGAATATCATCCGCGAGGATGGCTCGGTCCTCGTTACTGAGGTCCAGCAGCACCTCGGCAACAACTGGGTGCGCTGCCTCGCAATGGACTCGACCGACGGCCTTCGCCGTGGTGTCCGCGCGGTCGATACCGGCGCGCCGATCTCGGTGCCCGTCGGTCCGAAGGCGCTCGGCCGCATGTTCAACGTCCTTGGCCAGCCGATCGACGACCTCCCCGCGCCCGACGACGCACCCCGCTGGCCCATCCATCGCGACCCGCCGACCTTCGAGGAGCAGGAGACCGCGCCCTCCGTCCTCGAGACCGGCATCAAGGTCATCGACCTGATCGCCCCGCTCGTCCGCGGCGGGAAGGTTGGCCTGTACGGAGGCGCAGGCGTCGGGAAGACCGTCGTTATCCAGGAGCTCATCTCCAACATTGCCCGCGAGCACGGCGGCTACTCCGTCTTCGCCGGCGTGGGTGAGCGCTCCCGTGAGGGTAACGACCTCTGGCATGAAATGAAGGAATCCGGCGTGCTCGCCAAGATGGCCATGGTCTTCGGCCAGATGAATGAGCCGCCCGGCGTGCGCCTGCGCGTCGCCCTCACCGGCCTCACCATGGCGGAATATTTCCGTGACGAAGAGGGGCGCGACGTCCTCTTCTTCGTCGACAACATCTACCGCTACACCCTCGCGGGCATGGAGGTCTCCGCCCTCCTCGGCCGCATGCCCTCGGCTGTGGGGTACCAGCCGACCCTCGCCACCGAGATGGGCGAACTCGAGGAGCGCATCACCTCCACGAAGAAAGGTTCGATCACGTCGTTCCAGGCAATCTACGTACCCGCCGACGACTACACCGACCCTGGTGTGGCCACGACCTTCGGCCACCTCGACGCCGTCGTCGCACTGGAGCGTTCCCTCGCCGAGCAGGCGCTCTTCCCGGCCATGGACCCGCTGGCCTCGTTCTCCCGCGCCCTCGAGCCTCGCGTGGTCGGCCAGGAGCACTACGAGGTTGCACGCGGTGTCCAGCGCGTTCTCCAGCGCTACAAGGACCTGCAGGACATCATCGCCATCCTCGGCATCGACGAACTTTCCGACGAAGACAAGCTGACGGTTGCCCGCGCGCGCAAGATCCAGCGCTTCCTGACTCAGCCCTTCTTCGTCGCCGAGCAGTTCACTGGCAACCCGGGCCAGTATGTGCCGGTCCGCGAAACCGTGCGCGGCTTTAAAGAGATTCTCGAAGGAAAGCACGACGGCCTGCCCGAGCAGGCGTTCTACATGGTCGGGAACATCGATAGCGCGGTCGAAAAAGGCCGGCGCCTGGCTCAGGAGTAA
- a CDS encoding F0F1 ATP synthase subunit epsilon, producing the protein MPLTVELITAERVVRVEQGVDALIVPGAEGQLAIYPKHAALMTTLEPGEMIIRRAGQEEAFVVTGGFLEVRNDHVTILADASEAAEEIDIARAEEARRRAEERIRRYREQADRDVDLARAQAALQRALLRLRVAEQRRRRTTGRPQV; encoded by the coding sequence ATGCCGCTCACGGTCGAACTCATTACGGCCGAGCGCGTGGTCCGCGTCGAACAGGGCGTCGATGCCCTCATCGTCCCGGGTGCCGAAGGGCAGCTCGCCATCTATCCCAAGCATGCTGCCCTGATGACGACGCTCGAGCCCGGCGAAATGATCATCCGCCGGGCCGGTCAGGAAGAAGCGTTCGTCGTGACCGGCGGATTCCTCGAAGTCCGGAACGACCACGTCACCATCCTGGCCGACGCCTCGGAAGCTGCCGAGGAGATCGATATCGCCCGCGCCGAAGAAGCCCGTCGGCGCGCCGAAGAGCGCATCAGGCGCTACCGCGAGCAGGCTGACCGCGATGTCGACCTCGCCCGCGCCCAGGCTGCCCTCCAGCGCGCCCTCCTCCGCCTCCGCGTCGCCGAGCAGCGCCGCCGCCGGACCACTGGCCGCCCACAGGTGTAG